The DNA region TGGTTATTGTGACTGAAATTTTAAGTTATTATGGCGGGAAAGTTGGGGTTCTGTTTCCAAGCTTATCAAGCGGAGCGACATTCGAAATTTGCATCCCGCTTGCAAAAGGAGCTGAATAATGAAAGTTCTTATTGTTGATGATCAACAGGCAACCGTTAAAGGAATCCGGGATTATTGTGAGGATCAGGGGTGGATGTGCTGCATTATAGAGACATTCGAGAATAGTTATGAAAAACTTACCGATTACAATCCCGATGTTGTCATCCTTGATTGGAAAAATCAGGAAACAGGTAGTTATGATGGAGAAGATATTCTTAAAAACATATGGGAAAATAGTTTCAGACCGGTTATAGTTTTTTCAGCAATGCCGCTCAGCGATTTAGAGGGAAGGTACAATCATCGTTTAATTAAAGTGATACAAAAAGGAGATGAGGAGCCGGTTATTCAATATCTCGAGAACATTAAGACCACCGCTCCCGTCCTTTCAACAATTAGAACAGATTTTAACGACGCGATGACTCATGCATTGAATATTTTTGATGCAATTGATCAGACTCCCAATATTGAGGAGCGAGTCCAAAAATATGTCTTTGCAAAACGTGTTTTATCGCATTTCAGTCAGAAGATAGATGATGCTCAATTACCGCCTTGGACTCAATATCTCTGCCCCCCAATATCTACATCCTTGTGCACCTGTGATGTAGTTAGATGTATCAATGAGAATAGCAACCCGATAGGAAAACCGGAAGAATACTTCGTAATCCTTACAGCATCTTGTGATATGGTGGATTCCAAGACCCAAACACCGAAGGTGAAAAATGTGTTATGCGCACAATGTTGTCCGAAAGAGTGGTATTATCAAAATGGTCAGTTTCAAGAAGGTACATCACGAAAGAAAATAGCCGCAAGCGTTGAAAAGAGTCTAAAAATGGGTTATACAAATGAATACCGTGTTGCTCTTCCAGAAATGCCGAGAATATTGCCGCATCTCACTATCGATCTGAAACAGATTATGCTCATCCCACTAACTGAAATTGCTCTCAGTCAGATGAACATTAATTCCGAGCAACACAAATATTACAGAATAACCTCAATTGATAGTCCATATAGGGAACAGATCGTTTGGGCACATATGTTAAATTCATGTAGACCCGGAATTCCAGAGAGAGATCTAGAGACATGGACAAATCACATAGCACCAAGTTAATTGCAATTGATTTTTTTTGTGGCGGGGGCGGAATTACCAAAGGGTTGTCCGATGCCGGGATTAAAGTACTGGGAGGTATCGACATCTCGCCCGATTTAAAGAGAACGTATGAAGAAAATAATCATAATAAATTCGTAAATTTTGATATTCGAACGATCTCCGGTAGTAATATATACAAAGAATTTCCTGAAATCGAGGGAGATGAAGATAATTTGCTTCTTGCCGGCTGTGCTCCGTGCCAACCCTTCAGTAAACAGCGTAGAGCAAATACCGAACACGTCGATAAGGATTTGCTCACGGAATTCGGACGTATAGTAAAAGATGTATTGCCCGCTCACCTTCTTATAGAAAATGTTCCGGGATTGATGAAAAAGGGTCATTCAGTTCTCGAAAATTTCTTAAAAATACTGGATGAGTGCAACTACTCATACGACTACAAAGTAGTTAATGCAAATGACTACGGCGTTCCTCAAAAAAGAAAACGATTGGTTATTATTGCATCTCGATTCTTCATCCCAAAGATTCCCGATGGAGAATATGGTCCGAATAATTCCGGTAAAAAACCATATGTGACCGTAAGAGATGCTATTCTTTGCTATCCGCCAATACAGGCAGGAGAATCGGCAGATAGCGTGCCAAATCATTCAGCCGCATGCCTTAACGACAAAAACTTGACGCGTATTCGGGCAACTCCTCACGATGGAGGGGATAGACGAGCTTGGTCATC from Methanocorpusculum labreanum Z includes:
- a CDS encoding response regulator, encoding MKVLIVDDQQATVKGIRDYCEDQGWMCCIIETFENSYEKLTDYNPDVVILDWKNQETGSYDGEDILKNIWENSFRPVIVFSAMPLSDLEGRYNHRLIKVIQKGDEEPVIQYLENIKTTAPVLSTIRTDFNDAMTHALNIFDAIDQTPNIEERVQKYVFAKRVLSHFSQKIDDAQLPPWTQYLCPPISTSLCTCDVVRCINENSNPIGKPEEYFVILTASCDMVDSKTQTPKVKNVLCAQCCPKEWYYQNGQFQEGTSRKKIAASVEKSLKMGYTNEYRVALPEMPRILPHLTIDLKQIMLIPLTEIALSQMNINSEQHKYYRITSIDSPYREQIVWAHMLNSCRPGIPERDLETWTNHIAPS
- a CDS encoding DNA cytosine methyltransferase, which codes for MDKSHSTKLIAIDFFCGGGGITKGLSDAGIKVLGGIDISPDLKRTYEENNHNKFVNFDIRTISGSNIYKEFPEIEGDEDNLLLAGCAPCQPFSKQRRANTEHVDKDLLTEFGRIVKDVLPAHLLIENVPGLMKKGHSVLENFLKILDECNYSYDYKVVNANDYGVPQKRKRLVIIASRFFIPKIPDGEYGPNNSGKKPYVTVRDAILCYPPIQAGESADSVPNHSAACLNDKNLTRIRATPHDGGDRRAWSSELVLDCHKGKTGHTDVYGRMAWDDVAPTLTSRCASLSNGRYGHPEQDRAISLREAAALQTFPDDYIFYGNNVSIGKQIGNAVPVKLAEVFGEYILSNSKK